A single Drosophila miranda strain MSH22 chromosome XR, D.miranda_PacBio2.1, whole genome shotgun sequence DNA region contains:
- the LOC117186433 gene encoding 2-methoxy-6-polyprenyl-1,4-benzoquinol methylase, mitochondrial — protein MQLLLAFVEKEQKVHEVFEQVANSYDMMNDAMSMGIHRLWKDIFVERLGPTHGMRLLDMAGGTGDITFRYLKYLANQANPQQRPSHVTISDINQHMLDVGRERARPLGLTEEQLPNTKIAWQCADAERLPFEEASFNAYTIAFGIRKCTHVDKVLSEAYRVLQPGGRFMCLEFSHLTNDTMQWLYDQYSFQVIPPMGQLLVGQWQAYQYLVESIRRFSKQEPFKQMIEQADFDMVSNENLTFGIVSIHSGFKL, from the coding sequence ATGCAGCTTTTGTTAGCTTTTGTCGAAAAGGAACAGAAGGTCCACGAGGTGTTCGAGCAGGTGGCCAACTCTTACGACATGATGAACGATGCCATGTCAATGGGCATACATCGCTTGTGGAAGGACATCTTCGTGGAGCGGCTGGGCCCGACGCATGGCATGCGATTGCTGGACATGGCCGGTGGCACCGGCGACATCACATTTCGCTATCTCAAGTATCTGGCCAATCAGGCGAATCCCCAGCAGCGACCCAGCCATGTGACCATCTCAGACATCAACCAGCACATGCTCGATGTTGGCAGGGAGCGGGCCCGCCCTCTCGGCCTGACCGAAGAGCAGTTGCCGAACACAAAGATTGCATGGCAGTGCGCCGATGCCGAGCGGCTTCCCTTTGAGGAGGCAAGCTTCAATGCCTACACGATTGCCTTTGGCATACGGAAATGCACGCATGTGGATAAGGTGCTGAGCGAGGCGTATCGGGTGCTGCAGCCTGGCGGACGATTTATGTGCCTGGAGTTCAGCCATCTGACCAACGATACGATGCAGTGGCTGTACGACCAGTACTCGTTCCAGGTGATACCGCCCATGGGCCAGCTGCTGGTCGGACAGTGGCAGGCCTACCAGTATCTAGTGGAGAGCATTCGACGCTTCTCCAAGCAGGAGCCCTTCAAGCAGATGATCGAGCAGGCCGACTTCGACATGGTGTCCAACGAGAACCTAACCTTTGGCATTGTCAGCATACACTCCGGCTTCAAGCTGTGA